Within Halodesulfurarchaeum sp. HSR-GB, the genomic segment TCGGTGGATGGAACGCCACTCCTCAGAGTCCTGGTCGCACTCAGCTGTGAAGAAGCCGCTTTGAATCCACCACCAGGACACACCCTCGGGTACTACTTCCTCGAAGAACGCGAACACATCATCTATTATGGCCGCGAGAATGCCGAATCTGAAAGTTCGTTGAATCCACATAGAGACTACGACGAAATCGAGCCCACGATCGATAACTGGGGCTATCTGACTGTTCAAACATACCGAGGGAGCGGGAATTCGACAATCGGTCTGGCACCGTGGGTTCGAGCTCACGACCACAAAAATCACGAAGTGGTTGATCCACCCGAAGAATGCGGGCTCGATGTCGCTCTAAAGCTGGCTCGAGAATACGTGATCGAAGAAACAGGCCTCGAACCTTCGGGCCCAGTATCCGGCCAAACTGGGCTTAACTCGTGGGCCTGAATGTTTTTTCCTCCGTTTGAATGCAATAGAGGCGTCCAACAATGCAAAAATGCCCGAACTGTCAAGCTGAAACGTTAGTGACGATCGTAACTGCGGTTGAAAAAGTGAGCGTTGATGATATCGGTGGGAACAATTCCCCTTCGCTGGTAGGACACAGCCACGATTTCTTCACTCGAGCGATTTTCAATGATTCAGACCGTCCACTCGTCAAGTGCCCCGAATGTGAGACGGTCTACTCCTTCGATTACGACAAGGGACTACTCCCCAACGATATCGACGATCTTCCGGACCCCGAACAGACTATTTCTACAAGCACTCCCGCTGGGAAATAGACGGTTTGGTGGCCCAATTTTTGCCACCCATATCACCAGTGAGGTAGTAAATCAATGGACCAGTCAGCCATCACCATCGAAGATGGGTCCGTATTCGTCGATCGGTCACCAGAAGCCGATGAACAACACGCCTGTCAAACGATGTCAGGAGAGGTATTCGAAGAGGGGGGCGTCATCAATCTCCGAAACGCCTTCCCCGCCCGATTTCTCGATTGGATGCCCGAGTATCCACCCGATGACCTTCCAGAAGAGGTGTACGAAGATCTCGACGATGACTATCCACACAGCATTGACGTGACCGAATCGCACCTCGTCGTTCCCGTGCGAGTCGAAAAACGGGGGTTCAAAGACCAGAGAAGTGCCCGAGAGGCCGCTGAACGACAAAACGAAGACGAACCCGGGGGAGAGAACTACCCCTACCAGGCTGTTCTACTGTCTGATACGCGGGGTCTGTAAAATATGACTGGGAGCAAACTCACCCGGTCACAGAAGTCAGCCCTCCTCGAACGAGCGAAAACGGTCGCACGACTGTGCTTCGAGCAGTTTGAAGACTGGGGGATGGAAGCATCGATCCAAGGCGGGATCGATGACACCGCTGACGAAAGGGCCACCAATGCAGATTTCGAGGGGCCAAGGTGGGCCGCTTACGAGTTCCTCAACACCAAACGTGAGGAGATCGCCTGGGAGTTATTCGACAAACCGAGGGTCAGGAGGTGAACGATATCCATGTCAAGACCAACTTTGGACAGTACCACGGATTCCAACGAGCCTCACACTCCCAGGAATGCTTCTGAGGGTCAAGCGATTCTCAGTACCTTTGGAATCTCGAACGATTCTGAGGCGAATCTGAGCCGCTCTGAGCAATCTGATGAGATCGACGAATGGGGGCCGACCATGGACCAGCCCCTCCCCTTCAAAGAAACTGAAGCGATGGCTCTCCCCAACGGGATCGACAAGCGTCGACTCGTCGATACTGGCCTTACTCCAAGGGACTTCAACCCCGATATCGGGCGATTTGACCCCGATTGCCACCCCGCAGACGCCGTCGATCCCGACGCGATCGAAGCGGAAACCGACCTCTTCCATGAAATCATGACCGAAACCACTCCATCAACCGACGAATCAGGCGAACAGATTCCCCATCCCTCGAGTGTTCACACGGAATTTCCAGACCTTGCAGAAATTCCAGAAAACGTCCCGACCGATGCGGAGAAAGCCGAAATCGAGCTCGCACAACGCTTCATCCGGGGCGTAATCCGAGAAATCGGGCATCACGACTCCGCTCGACGTGAATTGACCGACTGGGCTTCCAGTATCACTCGAGGCGACGAGACTGCATACCCCGAACCCCGGGTCAGCGACCCCCGAAAAGCCGCTTTCAGTATCGGTGTAGCGGAATTCGCCCGCTCTCAAGTCAAAGACGCCGAGAAAGTGAGCATTCTCCTCACATGGGGCAAAAACGAATACCCGGACGTGCTTCGCGACGTCAAAAAGCAATTCAACGAGCATCTTCGTGAGAAATGCGAAGCCCAGCTCGAGGAAGAAGAAAAGCATCGTGAAGCACGTCTATTCGAGGAGAGCCCACCCGACCAAATCGGCAACTGGGAACAATTCGAGCCCGACAAGCCCGACGCCGAAGTCGCCTACCGAGGCGTGGTTGGAGACGTGACCTACATCATCGTCCTCTACGAGACCGAAGACGGCGATATCGATGGCCACGGAACCATCCAAGAATGGTGGGTCGAAGCCGATCTCGCCCGGGAAACCGACGTGAACGCCCACCTCGTTCGCGTCACTCGAGACCCGATCGATCCATGGCGTGACCTCCTCAACCACCTCCAACACCGTGATTGCGAGCCGGTCTAATCCAAATTGAAGCCGGAAGCTGGTTTTTGTCCCTTTTGTCGTTGGTGGAGGTTCTTACCATGAGTCAATCCATCAGTTCTGAGCAAACTCATCCGCACGGAACAACAATTGGAGACGGGATTCTTGCCCAAACCGGCGAATCCCTCTTTGCCATCTCCGTCGAGGGCTTCATCGAACATGCTGGGGTCCCGATCGCTGTCGTTTCGGTCGTGCCCGTGTTCGAACTTGCCGATGTCCCTGGGCGATACCATGCTCAATCCCCACCTGACCACTCTCAGTACTTCCCCATGGCCGTTGCTGAGGTCCAGCAGATGTTCCAAGATACCACTGGGCCACAAACGGTGAATCCCATCTACAAGATTCAGCGTATCGGGCACACAGAAAATCGACCACGGTACGAAATCGAACGGTGATCTGGGATGGAATTCATCTCCCGGACACCTTCTTGGGGGATCGATCTCCCCGAACTCTATTTCGACGCCGGAACTACGTTGGGTGAAAATATCGGAACATATGGGTGGGTTATTCGCGACGAAGGTGAGGTCATTCGGCGCGGATATGGAGCCATCCGCCGATCGCAAGGAAACTTGACATCACATTACGCTGAATTCGTCGGCGCTATCAAAGGCCTCCAAACAATGCTGGACCTCGGCTATGACCGAGTGCGGGTGAAAGGTGACAATATCCACGTTCTCGGTTCATTGGAGCGCCCTTCGAATTGGGACGATCCGCAAATTCAACAAGGAGCAGACCTTGCTCGGCGGTTATTCCATTCGTTCTCCTCCATCAAAGAGGTCCAGAAGATCCATCGATCCGAGAATTCCGAAGCAGACGCACTTGCTCGCGATGCGTTTGCCATCTATCAGGACTCCTCAGAAGGTGCAGAAGTCGATCCCATCCTCAATCATTCAGAGCCGACTCCCTCGAAGCGCCGACGACTACATAATCCAGTCAAATCAATCGTGTAGGCCGTTTTCCCCCGGGTTGTTTGTTTTTTCTTCCCGTCAAAAAGTTGGAGAATCGGTCATAAACCGCAGCCGATAATCAGCCATGTCAGACAACAACACATCCGATCTGGTCGAAGACGTCGTTGAACTGTTCGATGAAGACGTTTCAATCGACCCAGAAGCAGTCGAACAGGCAATCGAAAAATTCCGAGGCGAGTACAAGATCCCACAGGACGAACTCCGGCCACTCCTGGTCAGTCAGTTCCAGGACAAACACGACATCGCCGATGAAGAGCTGTTCGGCGATTCAGATCCCGACGAGTTCGACCCCATCTCACTCAGCGAGATGGAGGAAATCTACGAAACAGCCCAAGCGAACGGCCAAAACGCCTGGGTTGACGTCATCGTGAAGTTCACTCAGGCCTGGGAGCCGAACACTGATTCCATCCAGAACGTCGGACTGGTCGCCGATGGAACAGGCCAGACGAAGCTCACGGTCTGGTCGAACAAGGAATTCCCAGTCCTCGAAGAGGGCGAAACCTATCGCCTCGAAAACGTGGTGATCGAGGAATACCAGGGAGATCTGTCACTCAGTTCCACCCCGAATTCCACGATCGAAGTCGCCGAGGAATCCATCGAGGATACCAACACGTTCGAAGGGGTCATTCTCGAACTGAACGATACGAGTGGCCTCATCAAGCGGTGTCCCGAAGACGAGTGCTCTCGTGTCGTCACCGATGGGCGGTGCAGCGTGCACGGAAACGTCGAAGGCGAATTCGACCTTCGGGTGAAAGCCATCCTCGACAACGGATTCGATTCCCGGACAGTCTACCTCGACGCAGATCTCACTGAAGAAGTGACGGGAATCGACCTCGAGACTGCCGAGCAGAAAGCACAGGACGCACTCGATGTGTCCGTCGTTCGCAACGAGATGGAAGAAATGCTCGTCGGGCGATACCTCGAGGTCACAGGATCGATGTACGACAACAACATCTTCGTCGACGAAGCCGAGTTCCAGATCGGTCCACGCGAGGAAGACGTCGACGCTATCGAGCAGTTGGCCTAATCGGGTAAATTAGGCCTGGAATTGGTTTTTTACCCCCCTTCGAAAACTGAGGTTTCCCAAAATGACACAGTACCAGCGCGAACCGGCAGTCCGAGTCCTTGCATCGAGCTTCAACCAAGCCACCTACACCTTCAAAGAAGGTGACGACGAACGCTCACCAAAGTTCGCCGTCCTCCCAACTGGCGTGGTCGCGAACCGTGTCCTGTTCATGGGCACACTCACAGAGGTCGAAGACGTCGGAAACGACCAAACCTACCTTCGGGCCCGGGTGACTGACCCCACAGGCGTCGTGAACGTCTTCGCAGGGCAGTATCAGCCAGAAGCGATGGCAACACTCGAGTCCCTCGAAGCGCCCACGTTCGTGGCCGTCATCGGAAAGGTCAACACCTACGAGACAGACGACGGTTCGACCTTCGTCTCGATTCGGCCTGAAAAAGTGACCACGATCTCTCAGGCCGTTCGCGACCGATGGCAGGCTCAGGCAACGGCCCGGACCCTGCGTCGGATCGACGCGGTCGAAAACGGCGAACATCCAAATCAGGGGATCGTCGATGACTACGACATGAGCATGGACGAGCTCCGAGCGGAAGTCGACAAGGCGGTCGTCGAATTCGAAAACAGGGCTGAACAGCAGGCCGGTGCGACCGGATCAGAAACGACAGCGCACAGCTGAGGCGGCAGAGCAACTTTGGCTCCTCTTTAACTTCATGGAATATCCGCTACGGCGTGTTGAGTCAGTCGTATCGAATCCAGCCTATGTTGGCATCGGAGAGTGCCCCCAATACATCCCCCTCAATGATTGGGTTGAAGCTGCCCTGATCAGAGTCGAAGTCCACGGCCTCGAATACAGTATCGATCAAACTGTCGAACAAGTCAAGCAGACAGATGGGCTTCCAGAACCAGCTTCGACCAATCTCTACATCGAGATCGCAAGAGAACGGGGAGCAAAGTGGGCCTTCCTGTACCTGATCCACGATCTCATCGAAAGAACAGACTCGCCCGACCCCTGATCATTTCCAACTCCACACTTTTTGACGTTTTGAACGAGGCCGAAGAAGATGATCGACTCCGGTTTTTCGGCTTTCGAACAGCCAATTTAGATGACTACATCTCTGTCGAGCTTTACGTGAATGAACGAACCACCGATTTTGGTTCAGGTTCAGGCCACATGGTCTCCCGAGAATTGATCGATGACTCGGTCACAGCCGCGATCGTAGAGGCCGAAAATTCGACGGTCATCCTTAGAGAGCAAGGAGTTGATAACGGTCTCGAGATGCGAGTTGATTACGTCGATAATCGGCACAGGAGAAACTAATGGTCAATTATTTTGGCTATTATTTTTGAACACCTTGGGTAGAATGTGGTCTACCAATGAGTGAAGTTATTCCCAAAGACGTCCATACTGTAGGATCAGTCCCGGAGCTTCTCGATGCCTTCGACGCCGAGGACCTGCAAGACGAACTCGCTAAAGAAGTCGATGACATGTCGATGCTGACCGAGCCGGTCATCAAAGAGGCCCTCAAACAAGCCCCTGAAAAATACGTCTGGGATTATATCCCGCCCGAATACCCGCCTACTGAAGTGAAGATCTTCGAGCTCCCGGTTACAACGTGGTCCGATATCTCAGGGGTCACCGCCAACGAACTCCCGGATATCTGCCCAGCCTGTGAGGACTCCCACCATTTCGACGTGCTGGAAAACCGAAAAGACGGAGTTAGCTACAACGGCAAGAACGATACGTTCCACCACGACCAAACGGTCGAAGTGAGATACAGCCAAGTCGAATGCGCCGAATGCGGCACATTGCTCATCGAAGACGGCGAACTACAATTATAGACCCATGGCCGCCGCAGTGAATCCAACTCCGGATATAGACGAAGACGCCAATCCGGACAAGTGGCTTGAGTCCGGAAATCGTCAAGTGATCAAAGCTCGAATCGGTGGCCTTGAGTCACTCGAGAAAGTCCGGGCCTACGTGTCATACGAAGTGCGTCACAAAGACCGGAAAGGGATCCTCGAGCTCCTCCAAGATCAGGCCAACCAACTCAGAAACGAATAACCAATTCGCCAATGTCCAGGACCATCGCAATCGTTGGATGCGGCAACCAAAAGCGGGACCTGGATGATGGCGGACTGATCCCTCTCGCAGAACTCTACACCTCGAATTATTTTCAACTCAAAAGAGATTTTGCGGAGGAGTTCTGTGACGATTACCACATCCTTTCAGCCAAATTTGGTCTCGAAGATCCATACCGTCCGATCAGCGAGAGCTACGACAAATCGATTACCGAATTGAGTACAACGGAGCTCATCAATCTGCGCCGATCTGTCGGTGAAACCCTTGATGAATACGAGGGTTCGACACGATTTGTCGTCTTAGCCGGTCAGAAGTACATCGACGCGATTGAACCAATTCTCCAAACCCATCAAGGGACATTCGCCTTCCCTTTCGAGAATACATCAGGAATCGGTGACCAAATGGAATGGCTTTCCGACCACCTCGATAATCGCGAAGAGCACGAAGACTGTTCATTCCTTTTTGAATCACAATCAGTCCCTAGGCAAACATCCCGACAAGGATCTCTCACTGATTACTAACTCAGATCATTCTCAAATTCAACCTATTTTCAGGGCTACTTTTTTGGGTCGTGTATTTGAGATAGGACCATGTCATCTTCTCAGACGCTTCAGTCTCCTCCTCAAGAAAATGCTTGCCCTGAATGTGGCAATGAAGTCTCGTTCGACGAAAAACGAGGTGAAACTACCTGTTCGAGTTGCGGTTTAGTAGTCGAAGAAAACAAACTCGATCAAGGTCCTGAATGGCGCAGATTTCAAACAGACAACGATGAATCCCTTGTTCGGACAGGGGCTCCAAACACTGAACTGCGCCACGACAAAGGTATTGGATTCACCAAAATCTCGAAAGGGGAAACAGACGCAAACGGACACCAAATCGATTTGAAGAAGCGCCGGAAGTTTTCCAGACTACGACGCTACCATAAACAGTCACAAACCCGTAATACGAAAGAAAGGAACCTCCGAAACGGGATTACAGAAAACCTCCGAATGGGGTCTGCCCTCGGTTTAAGCGAAGACGTGAAAGAAACGGCGAGCATGATTTTCCGACGAGCAAGCCAAAAAGACATGATTGCAGGGCGGTCAGTCGAAGCTATTGCCAGTAGTGCCCTTTACGCATCAATTCGGCTGACCGGACTTCCAATACGAATTCCAGAAGTTGCACAAGTTTCACGAGTCGAAAAGCAACGGATCAAGCATGGATATAGTATATTGAACAAAGAATTGAAGCTCGGCGTCTCTCCTCGATCTCCTGAAGATTATCTCCCCAAAATCATTTCAGAACTCAATGACCCAGATATGGAACAAACCAACGGAAAGGCCAGCTATGCTGATGAATCAAAACTTGAGCTCAAGGCCCGGGAACTAATCGATATCGCCCGCAAGAAAAACCTATTCAGTGGGAAACGCCCCATCGGCATTGCAGGGGCAGCAGTCTACGCAGCTGATCAATTGCTATTGGACGATCCAGAGGCTGGTGAGAGTGTTACACTGAACCAACACGCTATCGGTGA encodes:
- a CDS encoding TFIIB-type zinc ribbon-containing protein; its protein translation is MSSSQTLQSPPQENACPECGNEVSFDEKRGETTCSSCGLVVEENKLDQGPEWRRFQTDNDESLVRTGAPNTELRHDKGIGFTKISKGETDANGHQIDLKKRRKFSRLRRYHKQSQTRNTKERNLRNGITENLRMGSALGLSEDVKETASMIFRRASQKDMIAGRSVEAIASSALYASIRLTGLPIRIPEVAQVSRVEKQRIKHGYSILNKELKLGVSPRSPEDYLPKIISELNDPDMEQTNGKASYADESKLELKARELIDIARKKNLFSGKRPIGIAGAAVYAADQLLLDDPEAGESVTLNQHAIGEITDKSRVTIRTRYQELINAYNEHAE
- a CDS encoding DNA-binding protein, giving the protein MTQYQREPAVRVLASSFNQATYTFKEGDDERSPKFAVLPTGVVANRVLFMGTLTEVEDVGNDQTYLRARVTDPTGVVNVFAGQYQPEAMATLESLEAPTFVAVIGKVNTYETDDGSTFVSIRPEKVTTISQAVRDRWQAQATARTLRRIDAVENGEHPNQGIVDDYDMSMDELRAEVDKAVVEFENRAEQQAGATGSETTAHS
- a CDS encoding reverse transcriptase-like protein, with the translated sequence MEFISRTPSWGIDLPELYFDAGTTLGENIGTYGWVIRDEGEVIRRGYGAIRRSQGNLTSHYAEFVGAIKGLQTMLDLGYDRVRVKGDNIHVLGSLERPSNWDDPQIQQGADLARRLFHSFSSIKEVQKIHRSENSEADALARDAFAIYQDSSEGAEVDPILNHSEPTPSKRRRLHNPVKSIV
- a CDS encoding replication factor A (Replication protein A protects and stabilize the intermediate ssDNA that is generated by the unwinding action of a DNA helicase at the replication fork. In addition, SSBs prevent the formation of secondary structures by single-stranded template DNA.), which produces MSDNNTSDLVEDVVELFDEDVSIDPEAVEQAIEKFRGEYKIPQDELRPLLVSQFQDKHDIADEELFGDSDPDEFDPISLSEMEEIYETAQANGQNAWVDVIVKFTQAWEPNTDSIQNVGLVADGTGQTKLTVWSNKEFPVLEEGETYRLENVVIEEYQGDLSLSSTPNSTIEVAEESIEDTNTFEGVILELNDTSGLIKRCPEDECSRVVTDGRCSVHGNVEGEFDLRVKAILDNGFDSRTVYLDADLTEEVTGIDLETAEQKAQDALDVSVVRNEMEEMLVGRYLEVTGSMYDNNIFVDEAEFQIGPREEDVDAIEQLA
- a CDS encoding DUF6884 domain-containing protein, with amino-acid sequence MSRTIAIVGCGNQKRDLDDGGLIPLAELYTSNYFQLKRDFAEEFCDDYHILSAKFGLEDPYRPISESYDKSITELSTTELINLRRSVGETLDEYEGSTRFVVLAGQKYIDAIEPILQTHQGTFAFPFENTSGIGDQMEWLSDHLDNREEHEDCSFLFESQSVPRQTSRQGSLTDY